One window of the Lytechinus pictus isolate F3 Inbred chromosome 5, Lp3.0, whole genome shotgun sequence genome contains the following:
- the LOC129260632 gene encoding parkin coregulated gene protein homolog, with the protein MSTHTTRSVNGTTSEVHTHPWKAHSSSSSCSQTTRQNGAKNTGAMHSIGGVKGKTVQAPAFSPLSRRDNAVVVPPPKAGAFQEKIPPPSDFSKFYDRGDFPIMVEHDTSHNKIAWKVEIEKLDFHHYLPLFFDGLSETRHPYSFFARQGVHDMLTHGGHKVPPVIPQLILPIKTALQTRNADVICATMRLLQTLVTCYMNGGKQTLIGEALVPYYRQILPIMNIFKNKNKNIGDGIEYDQWKGQNVGDLVNETLQVLERYGGPDAFINIKYMVPTYESCIMN; encoded by the exons ATGTCGACTCATACCACACGCTCAGTGAACGGTACTACATCAGAAGTACATACGCATCCTTGGAAAGCTcattcatcctcatcatcatgtTCACAGACGACTCGTCAAAATGGCGCGAAAAATACTGGTGCTATGCATTCTATTGGAGGAGTAAAGGGGAAGACTGTCCAAGCACCAGCGTTCTCGCCTCTTTCCAGGAGGGATAATGCTGTCGTCGTTCCTCCACCGAAAGCTGGTGCGTTTCAGGAAAAGATTCCCCCTCCTTCTGATTTCAGTAAATTCTACGATAGAGGTGACTTTCCAATCATGGTTGAACATGATACAAGCCATAATAAAATAGCATGGAAG GTTGAGATTGAGAAGCTAGACTTTCACCATTACCTTCCTTTATTCTTCGATGGTTTATCAGAAACACGTCATCCATATAGCTTCTTTGCTCGTCAAGGAGTACATGATATGTTAACACATGGTGGTCATAAGGTACCACCAGTCATCCCACAGCTCATCCTCCCTATTAAAACAGCTCTTCAG ACGCGGAACGCTGATGTAATATGTGCAACTATGCGTTTACTTCAAACCCTTGTAACATGTTATATGAACGGTGGTAAGCAGACATTGATAGGTGAAGCATTGGTACCTTATTACCGACAGATATTACCCATTATGAACATTTTtaagaataagaataagaatattGGTGATGGTATTGAGTATGACCAATGGAAAGGTCAGAATGTAGGTGACCTGGTCAATGAAACACTTCAGGTATTAGAACGTTATGGAGGACCTGATGCATTTATCAATATCAAGTATATGGTGCCAACATATGAATCTTGTATTATGAAttaa